TTTTTGCCTTAGGCGATGAAGCTCAGTCAAAATCCAGCCTACTTCCTTGGCTCAGTGCGATCTTAGCGCTCACTATTGGTGGAGCTATGTTCTACCAACTGCAGAGAAAATATTTTCATCAGAAGCAAGCTGCGGTTGAGCTACTGCAGTCTAAAGAATTGGCCGAAAAAGCCAATGCTGCTAAGTCCGCTTTTCTTGCAACTATGAGTCATGAAATTCGCACGCCCATGAATGCCATTCTAGGAGTCCAAGAGCTCCTTCTGGGTAGCGCCCAATTTCCCAAAAAAGATAAGTCGCTATTAAAAAGTGCTCAAGCATCTGCTGAGTCTCTTTTAGGCATGCTAAATCAAGTATTGGATATTTCTAAAATTGAGGCTGGCAAGCTCACCCTCAATCTAGAGCCATGTAATCCACACCAATTGATCATGGATATTCATGCAGCGTTTTCTACTGTAGCTAAAAAGCAGGGACTCTTGCTCCACACTTCAATTGATCCCAGAATTGCAGCAGTACTCATGATTGACTCCCTACGTCTACGACAAGTTCTCCAGAATTTACTCAGCAATGCAATTAAATTCACCAGCGAAGGCGAGGTGTACTTTTCCATCACCGTCCTTGCAGATGATCACGCAGGTCAGCTACTAGAGTTTAGGGTAATTGATACTGGGGTAGGTATGGGTGGTGATCAAATCAAATTAGCTCTCCAAGCCTTTGAGCAATTGCCCGCCTCTCAAGAATCCTATCTATGCGAACAACAGAGGGGCACGGGCCTTGGTCTTACTATCACCAATCATCTAGTGAACTCCATGAATAGCCATCTCTATTTTGAGAGTGCCCCAGGATTTGGAAGCAATGTCCATTTTTCTGTAGCCCTACCGAGAACTAGCATTGCCGCACCTCAGGCTAGCAGCTTTGACTCTCGGGCAGCGCCATCTAGGAGCCTGATCTCTAAAAGGGTGGGTCGAAAGAATTGCGCAATTCAGGCTTTGGTGGTTGAAGATCATCCGGCTAGCCGTCAAATTTTGTCACTACAGTTAGAGGCACTCGGAATTAGCGCCTGTGTTTGCGAGAATGCCACTATTGCACTAGAGCTTCTGAAGGACCATCATTTTGACCTGATGCTGACAGATCAATCCATGCCCGGCATGCAGGGCTCTGAATTGGCGAAACAAATCCGGTCCCTAGGTAATCGTGACTTAATCATTATTGGCGTCACAGCCGACATATACGCTCTAGACTCGCGCCATCAATTTTTATCCTCCGGCATGAACGGAGTACTCATCAAGCCATTAAGCATAGGCGCCCTTGAGAATGAACTTATGCGCTATTTTGAAACTAGCCAAAATAAGCCCCGTAAAAATGAAGAGTATTCGTTTGATGCCTTCTCTAGTCTCATCAAAGACGATACCCTTCAAATCATTGTGATTTTGGAGGAAATTGAAAAAGTTCATCTGGATACTCTGAATCAATTGTGCCTAGAAGGCAATCAAGTCCTCCTAGATGAGGCGCAATTTCGGAGCCTAGTTCATAAAGTAAAAGGTGGGGCGCAACTGATGCAAGCCACCGGATTTATCGATGCCTGCCAATCTCTTGAAGTTGACGGCCCGCTCTCAGATCGTGTTGAGCAGTTCATCAACCTTCTACAAGAACAAAACCAAATCATCAAGACTTACAAGAAAAAATACCGTCAGTAATTTGAGGTGCTCGTGGCATTTTGAGCAGCAAGGTTTATTCTATGGGGAATGCGCACCCAAAATGCTTCGCCCTCTAATAAGACTCTAGTCAATAGTCTATTGGCCTGCGTCTTCGCCTGCTTATTATTCAGCCCGCAGGCATATTCTGCTGATGCAGCCCCCCAATCGGGAACTCTGAAGTACATTCCCAAAGCTGTAGCCGCCAGCCTTGAAAAAAATCAGATTCCCAAAGAGGCAATCAGCATTTCAGTAGTTGAAATTAAGCCGGGACAAGGGGGTAAGGTCACGGCAAAAACAGAAGTCGATTGGCGCTCTCAACAGGCAATGAATCCCGCATCAACCATGAAGCTAGTGACTACACTCACAAGCTTAGATATTTTGGGGCCTCAGTATCGCTGGCGTACCAATATTTATACCGATGGACTGATTCGTCAAGGGACCCTCAAAGGCAATCTCTATTTGCAAGGCGGCGGTGATCCCAAGCTGATTCCTGAAGAATTTTCTAAAATGATGAAGGCGTTACAAAATCTGGGCATTCAAAAAATTGATGGCAATCTATTCTTTGATAGAGGTGCCTATGCTCCCAGCGTCATGGAGCACAACACCATTGATGGAGAATCGCTACGCGCCTATAACGTGCCGCCCGATCCCCTGCTCTACGCTTTTAGAACCCTTTCGTTTCAGCTAGGAAAATCGCGCACTGCGGACTTTATCGATATCAGCTACACACCACCACTATCCCAGCTTAAAGTGATTAACCAAATGCAGTTAGTTAATCAGTCTTGCGATAACTGGAAAAGCAATCTTCGATTTAACCTAGATCCTGAGGGCGACGGAGCCCCTACCAACCAACTTCTGACTGCGCAGTTCTCTGGCAGCTTTCCTAGTGCTTGCAGGGGGGTGAACTATAACGTCGTTGCTTTGGATGCCAATACCTTTCTTACTCAAGGTTTTGCTGCTGCCTGGGAGCTCGCTGGCGGCACTTGGGCTCAAGCACCTACCGGAAAGTCCGGCACAGTTCCATTGGCATCACGACTACTACTACAGTTTGAAGGCATTCCACTGGTAGACGATGTACAAGATATTAATAAGTACTCCAATAATGTGATGGCTAGGCAATTGATGTTGACCTTAGCATTAGAGAAGATGGGTAAACCAGCAACTACCGAAAATGGTGAGCTTGTGATTCAGAGTTGGTTAAAAGGCTTAGGCCTTCAGTTTCCAGAGCTCGTCATTGAGAATGGCTCCGGACTATCCCGCAATGAAGCAATCTCTGCTGAACATTTGACACAACTATTAGTTGTCGCTCGCAATCTATCTGCAGCGGATACTTTTTACAACAGCCTACCAATTGCAGGCACTGATGGCACGATGAAAAACCGCCTTATGGCACATTTGCGAAAATTTTTGCATTTAAAGAAAAGACCTGAGGCGCGAATCAAAACAGGAGCACTTGTCGACGTCAGGGCAATATCAGGTTACGTAATGAGTAAGTCTGGAAGGATGTACGCAGTAAGCTCATTCATAAACCATCCCAATGCCTTAAAGGGCTTAGATGCACATGATCAACTATTAGCGTGGCTACTAGATGATGGGCCTGAGCCAAAACAGGCACGCTGAAGTCTATCCCGCACCCCATCCCACTCCTCGCCTGCAGGCGGCTCCGGAAACAGAATCAGATCCCAAGCCTGCTGATCTAAATCTCGCAAAGAGCGATACAAGCGACTCGCAAATGTAGCGCTATCACTAGGCACGATGACTTCCTCAAAATGTACTGATGGATGACCATCCTCGCTTAATGAGGAATCTGAATCCCATACCGCAACCGCTACCCGCGATTTGATATCCGGAAACTCACTGAGTGCATCCAAGACTCTGCCTGGCGCATACATTCTGAGTGGAGTTGTCGGGGCGTAATGGGCGCGCAGACTGCCAGAGACCCTAGGAATGTCCTTACCCTGCTTTATTGAGTCACTTTCACCAGGTAAATAGACTTTGATACCCGTCTTAGAAAGAATTTCTCCAGGAGTAATCAGCCCTGGGCGCAATAACACTGGATGATCACCAGAAGATAAATCAATGATGGTTGATTCAATGCCAACTTCGCAATCACCACCATCCAAAATCATGAGGCCCAACATACCTTCAAACTCGTTACGAACATCAGCAGCGCTTGTGGGGGAGACTTTACCGAAACGATTTGCGGATGGAGCAACAACTCCTCCTTTAAATTTACGGAGTAACTCTTGTGCAATAGGATGTGCGGGTGCACGAATCGCAACTGTATCCTGACCACCGGTAAGTTCATTTAAAACACTTTTATCTTTTTTAAAGACCAATGTCAGTGGGCCAGGCCAAAATGCATTAATGAGCTTTAATGCATCTTCTGACAAATCTCTTACCCATGGTGCTATTACCGGCATCCAGTCAACTTGCTCTTGATCAAACTTATCAGGAGCTGCCAAGTGAACGATTAACGGGTGATTGGATGGTCTGCCCTTAGCAGTAAAAATTTGCTTGATTGCATCGGGGTTTTTTGCATCCGCCCCTAAGCCGTATACCGTCTCAGTCGGAAAGGCAACGAGACCACCATCTCTCAAAGTTTGTACTGCTTCGTTAATTACTGCAGATGATTGCAGGGCACTACTATCGCTGGACATTCTAGGGCTCGATCCCTAATTCAAGGGCAACAGCCATGCAATTTTGGCGTGCTTGATTAAGCGACTCACCCAAACAATTAATATGGCCCATCTTGCGACCCATACGTGGATCAGATTTACCGTAGAGATGTAACTTAGCATCTGGATGGGAGAGCACCTTGTCCCAAGCTGGCTCTCTTGCCTTATCTTCACTACCCTCGTACCAAAGATCTCCTAAGAGATTGAGCATGGAAACGGGTGCTAGCAAGCGTGTGTCACCCAGAGGTAAGCGAGCCATGCTTCGTACCTGCTGTTCAAACTGACTGCTAACACAAGCATCCATGGTGTAGTGGCCTGAGTTGTGTGGACGCGGAGCAATTTCGTTTGCAACAATGTCGCCACTCTTCAGCACGAAGAACTCGACACACAACACACCAACATAATCAATCTTACGAATCAGTGCTTTAGCAGCTTCAATAATTTTCTTTTCTTGCGGTGGCTTGAGTGATGGCGCAGGCACAGTAGAAGTATGCAAAATACCATCGCGATGAATGTTCTGAGAAACGGGATATGCCACTACCGCATCATCGTATCCACGCACTACTAAAGCAGATACCTCAAAATCTAAATCCATGCGCTTTTCAAGAACACAAGGCACTTTACTTAATTCAGCCCAAGCAGCGACAAGATTGGCAGAGTCATAAACAGTAATTTGGCCTTTACCGTCGTAACCCATACGAGCAGTTTTCAAAATACCAGGAAAGAGATCTGCAGGAACGTGTGCAATATCTGCATCACGCTCAACTACACAGTAGGGAGCAGGACCAATATTGGTTTCCGCTTTCCAAGTCGCTAAGAACTTTTTCTCAGCAACACGGTTTTGAGCCAGAGATACGCAACTGCTGCGAGGCGCCACAAAGACACCCAAAGACTCTAGCTCATCTAAAGCTTGTGCAGGAACATTCTCAAATTCCGTACTAACGGATTTGCATAATGACGCCATCTCTTTTAGTGCAGCAGAGTCGGTGTAATCAGCTTGAATGAATTTTTCTGCGATGGAGCCAGCAGGACTATCTGATCCAGGATCAAGAACACAGACCTTGTACCCCATAGCTTGAGCGGCCTGCGTAAACATCCGCCCCAATTGACCACCACCTAAAATTCCTAGATACGAGCCCGGCAAAATGGGCTCTAAACGATCTGCCATCTTCTTAATATCCTGGCAAATTCATGGAGCGAGCTGTATCAGATTGCTTTGCACGAAACTCCTCTAGTCGCTTTGCTAACTCAGGATCATTAACAGCCAAATTAGCAATCACATGTAAAGCTGCATTTGCAGCACCCGCTTCACCAATAGCAAATGTCGCTACTGGAATGCCCTTAGGCATTTGCACAATGGAGTAAAGAGAGTCTTCACCACGTAAATACTTGCTGGCAACTGGAACGCCATAGATTGGCACAATGGTTTTCGATGCCAACATCCCCGGTAAATGCGCAGCACCACCAGCGCCAGCAATAATGGCTTTGAGTCCATTTTTAGATGCATTTTCTGCATAGGCAAACATATCGTCAGGCATGCGATGAGCAGAAACTACTTTAGCCTCGTGAGCAATACCGAATTGCTCGAGCATTTGAGCAGCGTGTTGCATAGTGTCCCAATCAGAATTGGATCCCATCACTAGTCCGACTACTGGCTTTTTGCTCATTTACCTCTCCAAATGCCCTGATTTACATCGTTAATCTATCTAAGACCTTATTATCCCAGCCTTTTCAGGGCTCCCAGGAATTTAGGCCTTAGTTAAACGAGCAAGGGCTTCACGGTACTTTTCCGCTGTTTTATCAATTACATCCGCTGGCAAAGCAGGTGCTGGGGCTGTTTTAGGCCAAAGCTTGCCATCGACCACGGCTGTTTCAAGCCAGTCCCGCACAAATTGCTTGTCATAAGAAGGAGGATTGGCACCCACATAGTAGGTTTCAGCAGGCCAAAAGCGCGATGAGTCGGCAGTGAGGATCTCATCCATTAAGACCAACTGACCCTCATCATCCAAACCAAACTCAAACTTAGTATCAGCAATGATGATTCCGCAAGTCGCAGCATACTCAGAAGCTTCTTTGTACAAACGAATACTGACTTCACGAATCTGATTAGCGAGTTTCTCGCCAATCATCTCGATTACTTTATCAAAAGAGATGTTTTCATCATGCTCGCCAACTTCTGCCTTAGCAGCGGGGGTAAAAATAGGCTCAGGCAACTTCTGCGCATTTTCGAGGCCTGCTGGTAATGCAATACCGCAAACCTTGCCCGTTTCCTTATAGTCTTTCCAACCACTACCAGCCAGGTAACCACGCACTACCGCTTCGACCAAAATTGGCTTGAGGCGTTTAGCCACTACAGCACGACCCTTAACTTGATCCACTTCTTCAGCAGGAACAACACTTTCAGGATCAATACCTGTCAAGTGATTCGGAATCACATTAGCCAACTTATCAAACCAAAAGTTGGCCATTTGGTTGAGCACAATACCCTTCTCAGGGATAGGCTGGCCCATGACAACGTCAAAGGCAGATAAGCGATCAGTAGTGATCATGAGTAGCTTGTCATCGCCTAGTGCGTATACATCGCGCACCTTACCCTTGGAGAGTAAAGGTAATGACTTAATAGAAGTCGCGTACAAAGCTGGCATTTTTATCTCACTTAACGATCTGGGCTAATTTGCCACTCTTGTACAGCTCAGCCATTTTTTCCAAAGGAATTGGTTTGATTTTCGACGCTTGGCCAGAACTACCAAAAGCATTAAAGCGAGCGATGCACACTTTTTTAGCTGCTTCACGTGCAGGCTTCAGATAATCACGTGGATCAAACTTGCTTGGGTTCTCAAACATATAACGGCGGATCGCACCAGTCATAGCCAAACGAATATCAGTATCAATATTGATCTTACGAACGCCGTTCTTGATGCCCTCTTGAATTTCTTCAACAGGCACGCCATAAGTTTCTTTCATATCACCACCGAATTCACGAATCTCAGCAAGCAATTCTTGTGGAACACTAGATGAACCATGCATTACTAAGTGGGTATTCGGAATACGTGTGTGAATTTCTTTAATGCGCTCGATAGCCAAGATATCGCCTGTAGGCTTTTTAGTAAATTTATAAGCGCCGTGACTAGTACCAATCGCAATCGCCAAGGCATCACACTGGGTAGCTTTGACAAAGTCAGCTGCTTGCTCAACATCGGTCAACAACTGCTCGCGCGTCATCTTGCCGTCGGCACCATGACCATCCTCTTTATCGCCCTGCATAGTCTCCAAAGAACCAAGCACGCCTAGCTCAGCCTCAACTGTAACCCCAATAGAGTGGGAGAACTTCACCACCTCTCTAGAGACATCCACGTTGTATTCATAACTAGCAACAGTTTTGCCGTCAGCTTCCAAAGAGCCGTCCATCATCACACTAGTAAAGCCGCTCTTAATCGCAGCCATGCACACTGCTGGACTTTGGCCATGGTCTTGATGCATCACGACTGGAATATGTGGATAAGCTTCAACTGCAGCAGAAATTAAATGACGTAAAAAAGATTCGCCAGCATATTTACGAGCCCCAGCAGAGGCTTGCATGATGACTGGGGAATCAGCTTCATTAGCCGCCTCCATAATTGCCGTAACTTGCTCTAAATTATTCACATTGAAAGCTGGCAGGCCATAGCCATTTTCAGCGGCGTGATCCAAGAGTTGTCGTAAAGATACTAAAGCCATGATGGTCTCTTAATTAAAAATGTTAGTAATAAATAGTGTGAATCAATAATATAAAAAGTGAATTACTTCACCTGAATAATCTTGAGTGAATTTGTTCCACCCGGTTCACCCATGGGCTCACCCGAAGTTAAAACCACTACATCACCCTTCTTTACCGCTCCCAACTTCTTCAGACAGTCCTCTACCTCTTGCAAGGCAGTATCTCGCTGCTTGGTGTAATCCAAGCCGATGGGGAAGACGTTGCGATAAGTACTCAAAGCACGCTGAGTTGAAATCTTTGAAGTTAAGGCAAAAATAGGTAAATGAATATTGTGACGACTCATCCAAACCGCAGTAGATCCTGAATCTGTCAAAGCGGCAATCGCGTTCGCGTTGAGGTGGTGTGCAGTAAATAGCGCGCCCAAGGCGATTGTCTGATCAATTCGTGAAAAGGTTTGATCTAAGAAATCAGTATCTAACTTCACACGGTCCGACTTTTCCGCTTCAACACAAATCTCAGCCATCGCCTTGATAGTTTGCACGGGATACATACCAGCAGCAGACTCCGCAGATAGCATGACCGCATCTGTACCGTCCAGGACTGCATTGGCCACATCGCTCACTTCAGCCCGTGTAGGCACTGGGGCATTAATCATGGACTCCATCATTTGCGTTGCAGTGATCGTAAATTTATCAGCTTCGAGTGCCAGTTTGATCATGCGCTTTTGCAAGGCCGGGACGGCTGCATTGCCAACTTCAATCGCCAAGTCACCGCGAGCGACCATAATGCCGTCGCTCTCTGCGATGATGCTATTCAATGCAGCTGGCTCAATCGCTTCAGCACGCTCTACTTTTGCAATCGTGCGAACTTTTCCAACGCCATGCTTTGCGCTAGCGGCATCTGCCAGCTTGCGAGCATAAGCCATGTCTGCGCCATCCTTTGGAAAACTAATCGCCAAAAAATCCACGCCCATTGCAATCGCAGCGTCCAAATCCGCGATATCTTTTTCTGTCAATGCTGGCGCAGTCAAGCCGCCACCCGCACGATTAATACCTTTGTTATTGGAGAGTGGTCCGCCTTGCTCAACGAGGGTGAAAATTTCCCCACCCTTCACACTCTCAACACGAAGTACAACTAAGCCATCATTTAATAAGAGGCGATCGCCAGGCTTGACATCTTGTGGCAGCTCTTTGTAATCCAGACCTACGCGCCCTTGATTGCCAAGATCACAAGCAACATCCAAAATAAATTGAGCGCCTTCTTTTAAAAGAATTTTGCTGTCGACAAATTTACCCACGCGAATTTTTGGACCTTGAAGATCAGCCATGATGCCAACCTCCTTACCAACTTCGGCAGAAATACTGCGCACCAAATCGTGACGCGCTTTGTGGTCAGCAACAGTGCCGTGAGAAAAGTTCATTCTCACAACATCCACACCTGCACGAATCATCTCGCGCAAAACTTCAGGCTTTTCAGATGCAGGCCCCAAGGTGGCAATGATCTTTGTTGCTCTCAACATATTTAGTCTTTCGCTCTTTCAGCCAATACCGCAAAGGCTGGCAAGGTTTTACCTTCCAAAAATTCTAGGAACGCGCCGCCGCCAGTAGAGATGTAATCCACTTGATTTTCAATACCGTACTTCGCAATTGCAGCCAAGGTGTCGCCACCACCTGCAATTGAGAAAGCTGGTGAATGGGCAATTGCTGCTGCCAGCATCTTGGTGCCACCACCAAACTGGTCAATCTCAAATACGCCTAATGGTCCATTCCATACAATCGTGCCAGCATGCGCCAACATAATAGATAAGCGCGCGGCTGTTTTAGGGCCAATATCTAAAATCATGTCATCTTCTGCAACTTGATCCGCAGGCACACGATTTGCACGCGCCAATGGAGAGAGTTCATTCGCAACCACGACGTCCTCAGGAATGGGAACATGCGCACCACGTTTTTCCATAATCTCCATGATTTCTCGCGCTTCATCAACCAAGTCTGGCTCTGCTAAGGACTTACCAATAGGCAAACCTTTGGCCAACATAAAGGTGTTTGCAATCCCGCCACCAACAATTAGCTCATCCACCTTGTCAGCCAAGGCCTTGAGGATAGTAAGCTTAGAGGAAACCTTAGAACCCGCCACAATCGCGACCAATGGACGCTTTGGGCTGGCTAGAGCGCGACTCAAGGCATCCAACTCTGCAGCCATCAAGGGTCCGGCACAAGCAATCGGCGCAAACTTGGCTACACCATTCGTTGTTGCCTCAGCACGATGGGCGGTACCAAAAGCATCGTTTACATAAACATCGCAAAGAGCCGCAATCTTTTTAGCCAGCTCATCGTTATTCTTTTTCTCACCTACGTTGAGGCGGCAGTTTTCCAGCAACACCAACTCGCCTGGATTGACTTCAAAATTTCCGCCTACCCATTCACTGATTAAGGGCACCTTGCGATTGAGGAGCGTGGCAATTCGATCAGCCACCGGCGCCAAACTGTCTTCGGGCTTAAATTCACCTTCAGTTGGACGGCCCAAGTGGGAGGTCACCATGACGGCCGCACCAGCATCCAAACACATTTGCACTGCCGGCATGGAGGCTCTAATTCGGGTATCTTCCGTAATATTGCCAGCCTCATCCTGGGGAACGTTGAGGTCGGCCCGGATGAGAACCCGTTTCCCCTTAAGAAGACCCGCTGCAGCGAGTTCACTAAGACGTTTTACTTTAAAGAGTGTTTCCGGCATGAGAATAGACAAATTTAGTGGTTTAAAGGGAATGCTCCATTCTAAATCGTCTGGGCTTTCCACCCCAAAGGATTTGGGCTGCCTCGCCACGCTCCCTGCTCTACAATAAAGGCTGAGAGGTATTCTAGGCCTTGGGGCTCCCAGGTGGCTTGGGACCCTGTTTTACCGGATTGAATCACCCAATTTATTACATATTTAAAAGGTAGAGAAAATGTCGATGTCCGACCGCGATGGCTTTATTTGGTCCGATGGGAAGCTCGTTCCCTGGCGTGAGGCCAATGTTCATGTCCTAACCCATAGCCTCCACTACGGAATGGGTGTATTTGAAGGCATTCGCGCCTACAAAACTCCCCAAGGCACAGCCATTTTCCGCCTGCAAGAGCACGTAAAGCGCCTATTCAATGGAACCAAGATTTTCCAGATGAATATGCCTTGGACTCCCGACCAGATCACCAGCGGCATTATTGAGGTTGTTAACAGCAACAAGCTTGAGGCTTGCTATATCCGCCCAATCATCTTTATTGGCTCCCAAAAACTTGGCATCTCTCCAAAAGGCAATAGCATCCATACTGCGATCGCTGCATGGGAGTGGGGTGCCTATTTGGGTGAAGATGGCCTTAACAAAGGTATCCGCGTTAAAACCTCTTCATTTACGCGCCACTTTGTGAATTCCTCATTGGTGCGCGCCAAGGCCTCCGGCTACTACATCAACTCTATTTTGGCTAACCAAGAAGTAACAGCTAATGGCTACGATGAAGCCCTCCTACTAGATACAGAAGGCTATGTATCTGAAGGTTCTGGCGAAAATATTTTTATCGTGAATAACGGCATTATTTACACGCCTGATCTAGCCTCTTGTTTAGATGGCATTACTCGCAACTCCATCATGCAAATAGCCAAAGACTTAGGCTATGAGCTGCGTGAAAAGCGCATTACTCGTGATGAAGTGTATTCCGCTGATGAGGCTTTCTTCACCGGTACCGCTGCTGAAGTAACGCCGATTCGTGAGTTAGACGATCGCACCATTGGTGATGGTAAGCGCGGTCCGATTACCGAGAAAATTCAGAAGACTTACTTTGATGCGGTCTACGGTAGAAGCGATAAGTACAAGTCTTGGTTAACTTACGTTAAGTAATAGGAATTCAGAGAATGAGTGAAGCCCAAATTGTGATGGTGAATGGCAATACTGATTTGCCTCTACATTGCCCAACCAATAAAACCCCTAGCTGGAATTCACATCCACGTGTATTTCTAGATGTTGCAAAAACGGGTGAAGCAAAGTGTCCTTACTGCGGCGCTGAGTACAAACTCATTCCTGGCACCGAACCCCACGGGCACTAAACCTCTCAGCACCCCAGCAAGGGGTGCTGTGTCGGGATACCTCATATGAATCGTATTCTGATCATTGCCCCCAACTGGATTGGGGATGCCGTAATGTCCCAGCCGCTGCTGGCCAGTCTCAAAGCGATTTACCCACATTCTCAGATTGATGTTTTAGCGAGCACTTGGGTTGCACCCATTTACCGTGCTTGCACTGAGGTTCATCAAGTTATTGAGGCGCGGCTAGAGCACAAGCAATTGCAATGGAGCACACGCAAGCAACTTGCTAAGCAATTGGAATTGAATCTCTACAACGCTTGCTTTGTACTTCCCAATAGCCTGAAGTCTGCACTGATTCCTTGGCTTGCCAACATTCCGCTACGTATTGGCTATCGCGGAGAGATGCGTTTTGGACTTATTAATTTCGCTTTAGATAATCCGAGTAAAACCAATCGCCCGCCGATGGTCAATCATTACCTTGCGTTATCCAATGCAATGGACTATTCGCAAGATATGGATACCAATCAGTCTGCGAGTCCCCAGCTCAACATCTCACCAAAAGCTAAACAGTCTGTCAGCACTAAGTTACAAGCAGCAGGAATTTATACAAAATTAATCTATGTGCTTTGCCCAGGTGCTGAGTACGGAGTAAGCAAACGCTGGCCCACCGAACACTTCACCACCCTTGCTCAGCAGTTAATTCTGAACCAGCCAGAAGCTCATGTCATTCTTTTAGGCAGCAAGGGGGATCAGGTATTGGGCGAGGACATTCAAACCAAAGCTGGTCATGCCCAGCAAATACATAATTGGTGCGGCAATACTTCACTCGATGAGGCAATAGCACTCATCGGCATGAGTACGGCGCTGGTTAGCAATGACTCTGGCTTAATGCATATCGGCGCAGCACTGAAAGTTCCGCAAGTAGCGATCTTTGGCTCAAGCGATCCGCAGCACACGCCACCGCTATCCGATAAGGCTCAGGTCATTTGGCTTAACTTGCCATGTAGTCCTTGCCATAAAAGAGAGTGCCCACTGGGGCATCTCAAATGCTTGAAGGATATTTTTCCTGCCACCGTTTTGAGCACGATTCAGAAGCAAACTTAATTTCTCCTCAACATCAGCTATTAGGAAGTAAGCCATGACAAAACTAGCCAGACTTTTTCAAAATGCCGATGAGGTAGTGGATGCATGGCGTGATGCTCTAAAACATCGTGACGTGAAAGGTGCTCTGGCAATCTGGCTAGATGACGACTCCATTACTTGCGTCCTACCTGAAGGCCAGCGCCTAAGTGGTCACGCAGAAATTCGGGAGGGCTTAGAGCGTCTACTGGCTAAACAGGCTTTATTTCTTGAGCCGATTGCCTGTATCGGCCACTCTGTCTTAGGCGCAGCTGTATATGACACCACTGAAGCAGTCCATCTGCGCGCCGATCAAATTGAGGCGGAGTTCTTTCTCAACATTACCCTGGTGCTACTGCAAGATAGCCAGGGCTGGCGGATTGCGCACCTGCATGCAAGTCACTCGAC
The genomic region above belongs to Polynucleobacter sp. AP-Ainpum-60-G11 and contains:
- the purE gene encoding 5-(carboxyamino)imidazole ribonucleotide mutase — protein: MSKKPVVGLVMGSNSDWDTMQHAAQMLEQFGIAHEAKVVSAHRMPDDMFAYAENASKNGLKAIIAGAGGAAHLPGMLASKTIVPIYGVPVASKYLRGEDSLYSIVQMPKGIPVATFAIGEAGAANAALHVIANLAVNDPELAKRLEEFRAKQSDTARSMNLPGY
- a CDS encoding phosphoglycerate kinase; the encoded protein is MPETLFKVKRLSELAAAGLLKGKRVLIRADLNVPQDEAGNITEDTRIRASMPAVQMCLDAGAAVMVTSHLGRPTEGEFKPEDSLAPVADRIATLLNRKVPLISEWVGGNFEVNPGELVLLENCRLNVGEKKNNDELAKKIAALCDVYVNDAFGTAHRAEATTNGVAKFAPIACAGPLMAAELDALSRALASPKRPLVAIVAGSKVSSKLTILKALADKVDELIVGGGIANTFMLAKGLPIGKSLAEPDLVDEAREIMEIMEKRGAHVPIPEDVVVANELSPLARANRVPADQVAEDDMILDIGPKTAARLSIMLAHAGTIVWNGPLGVFEIDQFGGGTKMLAAAIAHSPAFSIAGGGDTLAAIAKYGIENQVDYISTGGGAFLEFLEGKTLPAFAVLAERAKD
- the fba gene encoding class II fructose-bisphosphate aldolase (catalyzes the reversible aldol condensation of dihydroxyacetonephosphate and glyceraldehyde 3-phosphate in the Calvin cycle, glycolysis, and/or gluconeogenesis), with the protein product MALVSLRQLLDHAAENGYGLPAFNVNNLEQVTAIMEAANEADSPVIMQASAGARKYAGESFLRHLISAAVEAYPHIPVVMHQDHGQSPAVCMAAIKSGFTSVMMDGSLEADGKTVASYEYNVDVSREVVKFSHSIGVTVEAELGVLGSLETMQGDKEDGHGADGKMTREQLLTDVEQAADFVKATQCDALAIAIGTSHGAYKFTKKPTGDILAIERIKEIHTRIPNTHLVMHGSSSVPQELLAEIREFGGDMKETYGVPVEEIQEGIKNGVRKINIDTDIRLAMTGAIRRYMFENPSKFDPRDYLKPAREAAKKVCIARFNAFGSSGQASKIKPIPLEKMAELYKSGKLAQIVK
- a CDS encoding phosphoribosylaminoimidazolesuccinocarboxamide synthase, which produces MPALYATSIKSLPLLSKGKVRDVYALGDDKLLMITTDRLSAFDVVMGQPIPEKGIVLNQMANFWFDKLANVIPNHLTGIDPESVVPAEEVDQVKGRAVVAKRLKPILVEAVVRGYLAGSGWKDYKETGKVCGIALPAGLENAQKLPEPIFTPAAKAEVGEHDENISFDKVIEMIGEKLANQIREVSIRLYKEASEYAATCGIIIADTKFEFGLDDEGQLVLMDEILTADSSRFWPAETYYVGANPPSYDKQFVRDWLETAVVDGKLWPKTAPAPALPADVIDKTAEKYREALARLTKA
- the pyk gene encoding pyruvate kinase — protein: MLRATKIIATLGPASEKPEVLREMIRAGVDVVRMNFSHGTVADHKARHDLVRSISAEVGKEVGIMADLQGPKIRVGKFVDSKILLKEGAQFILDVACDLGNQGRVGLDYKELPQDVKPGDRLLLNDGLVVLRVESVKGGEIFTLVEQGGPLSNNKGINRAGGGLTAPALTEKDIADLDAAIAMGVDFLAISFPKDGADMAYARKLADAASAKHGVGKVRTIAKVERAEAIEPAALNSIIAESDGIMVARGDLAIEVGNAAVPALQKRMIKLALEADKFTITATQMMESMINAPVPTRAEVSDVANAVLDGTDAVMLSAESAAGMYPVQTIKAMAEICVEAEKSDRVKLDTDFLDQTFSRIDQTIALGALFTAHHLNANAIAALTDSGSTAVWMSRHNIHLPIFALTSKISTQRALSTYRNVFPIGLDYTKQRDTALQEVEDCLKKLGAVKKGDVVVLTSGEPMGEPGGTNSLKIIQVK